The following proteins are encoded in a genomic region of Candidatus Binataceae bacterium:
- a CDS encoding cytochrome P450, producing the protein MADFFPDDADPTLPGHPDPYPYFHALREHDPVHFSPVMNGWVLTRYADAIAYLRDHRFSRAKLLDAMRAQFGDGPILRLQSGELAFLDPPRHTALKNVLGKLLAPQVIEPMRAEVESLVARLLDHLAGAHRMDVIADFAYELPAETMCTMLAVPQPDRIRMREYVEGVVLARGVVRTPEMIAAGDRAAREFVEYLDGLVRDRRAHPGNDFLSALLETNRVSDDEAATIAEQMFTAGHATTRNLIGNAVLALLRNSAQLARLRENPALIEGTIEETLRYDPPTQAPSPQIALEDVEVGGRTIRAGERVSVLLGAANRDPARFAEPDHFDITRADNEHLSFSHGIHFCVGSAVARLEAQIAVGALVERMPSLRLATNEFKWHKMGRFRGLVALPVEF; encoded by the coding sequence ATGGCGGATTTCTTTCCCGACGACGCCGATCCCACGCTGCCGGGACATCCCGATCCTTATCCGTATTTTCACGCGCTGCGCGAGCACGATCCCGTACATTTCAGTCCCGTCATGAACGGCTGGGTGCTGACGCGTTACGCGGATGCGATCGCCTACCTGCGCGACCATCGCTTCAGCCGCGCAAAGCTCCTTGATGCAATGCGCGCACAGTTCGGCGACGGCCCGATCCTGCGCCTGCAGAGTGGCGAGCTTGCGTTCCTCGATCCGCCGCGGCATACCGCCCTCAAGAACGTGCTCGGCAAGCTGCTCGCGCCGCAGGTTATCGAGCCAATGCGTGCCGAAGTCGAATCCCTCGTCGCGCGGCTGCTGGATCACCTCGCCGGCGCGCATCGCATGGATGTGATCGCCGATTTCGCATACGAACTGCCTGCCGAAACGATGTGCACGATGCTCGCGGTGCCGCAGCCGGATCGTATCCGGATGCGCGAGTACGTCGAAGGCGTCGTGCTTGCGCGCGGCGTTGTACGCACGCCGGAGATGATCGCGGCGGGCGATCGGGCTGCGCGCGAATTCGTCGAATACCTGGACGGCCTCGTTCGCGATCGCCGCGCGCATCCAGGTAACGACTTCCTGAGCGCCCTGCTCGAAACCAACCGAGTCTCCGACGATGAAGCCGCAACGATCGCCGAGCAGATGTTCACTGCCGGTCATGCGACGACGCGCAACCTGATCGGCAATGCTGTACTAGCGCTGCTGCGGAATTCCGCGCAACTCGCGCGGCTGCGCGAGAATCCGGCTCTGATCGAGGGAACGATCGAAGAGACGCTCCGTTACGATCCGCCGACGCAGGCGCCTTCGCCGCAGATCGCGCTTGAGGATGTCGAGGTTGGCGGGCGCACGATTCGAGCGGGCGAGCGCGTCTCGGTGCTGCTCGGCGCCGCCAATCGCGATCCTGCGCGATTTGCCGAGCCCGATCACTTCGATATCACGCGCGCCGACAACGAGCATCTGAGCTTCAGCCACGGAATTCACTTCTGCGTAGGCTCGGCGGTCGCGCGTCTTGAAGCGCAGATCGCGGTCGGAGCGCTGGTGGAGCGAATGCCGTCGTTGCGGCTGGCGACCAACGAATTCAAATGGCACAAGATGGGCCGCTTCCGCGGCCTTGTCGCGCTCCCCGTCGAATTCTGA
- a CDS encoding MBL fold metallo-hydrolase: MSDKPRTFVPMLRFLGAAGTVTGSRFLLTTDASCALVDCGLFQGLKELRLRNWDKFPVRPAGIDAVMLTHAHLDHSGYIPGLCRDGFRGRVLATPTTQALARIVLPDSGHLQEEEAQYANRRGYSKHTPARPLYTEEDALDALKHFSAVAFEQTIEVAPRISATFRFAGHILGASSILVEIDQRKKRRVLFSGDLGRPRHPILHAPSPVPDADVIVVESTYGDRRHDDDESLKNFEQAIVRTAERGGVIIVPSFAVDRTEVVLHYIRKAAQQGRIPQLPIYVDSPMALAALAIYTGSIAQRSAEIRSDVSAADLDPGNLTQVRSVDESIALNALHGPMIIISASGMATGGRVLHHLANRLPDPRNTVILVGYQADGTRGRSLLNGDKTIKMLGRYIAVRAEIVNVPAFSVHADQAELIGWLRTAPHAPSTCYVVHGEPAAATALRDEIRHQLGWNAVVPRHLEAVRID, encoded by the coding sequence ATGAGTGACAAACCACGCACCTTCGTTCCGATGCTGCGATTTCTCGGCGCCGCAGGCACCGTCACCGGCAGCAGGTTTCTGCTGACGACCGACGCGTCGTGCGCGCTCGTCGATTGCGGCCTCTTCCAGGGGCTCAAGGAATTGCGCCTCAGGAACTGGGACAAGTTCCCGGTGCGGCCCGCTGGGATCGACGCCGTGATGCTCACCCATGCGCATCTCGATCACAGCGGATATATCCCAGGGCTGTGCCGCGATGGGTTCCGCGGCCGCGTGCTTGCGACGCCAACGACACAGGCCCTGGCGCGTATCGTGCTGCCGGACAGCGGCCATCTGCAGGAAGAAGAGGCGCAGTATGCCAACCGGCGTGGCTACTCCAAGCATACGCCGGCGCGCCCGCTCTACACCGAAGAGGATGCGCTCGATGCGCTGAAGCATTTTTCCGCGGTCGCCTTCGAGCAAACGATCGAGGTGGCGCCGCGGATCAGTGCGACGTTCCGCTTTGCGGGCCATATCCTCGGCGCATCGTCGATCCTTGTCGAAATCGACCAGCGGAAGAAGCGTCGCGTGCTATTCAGCGGCGACCTCGGCCGCCCGCGTCATCCGATTCTGCATGCACCGTCGCCGGTTCCGGACGCCGATGTGATCGTTGTCGAATCGACCTATGGCGATCGCCGGCACGACGACGACGAATCGCTCAAGAATTTCGAACAGGCGATCGTGCGCACGGCTGAGCGTGGCGGCGTGATCATCGTGCCGTCGTTCGCCGTCGATCGCACCGAGGTTGTGCTGCACTACATCCGCAAGGCGGCGCAGCAAGGCCGCATCCCGCAACTTCCAATCTACGTTGACAGTCCGATGGCCTTGGCGGCGCTCGCAATTTACACGGGTAGCATTGCGCAACGTTCCGCCGAAATCCGCAGCGACGTCAGCGCCGCCGATCTTGATCCAGGAAATCTCACCCAGGTTCGCAGTGTCGATGAGTCGATCGCCCTCAACGCTCTCCACGGACCGATGATCATCATATCCGCGTCCGGAATGGCGACCGGCGGCCGCGTGCTGCATCACCTGGCGAACCGGCTTCCCGATCCGCGCAACACCGTTATCCTCGTTGGCTATCAAGCTGACGGCACGCGCGGGCGCTCGCTGCTCAACGGCGATAAGACGATCAAGATGCTGGGCCGCTACATCGCGGTGCGCGCCGAGATCGTCAACGTGCCGGCGTTTTCGGTGCATGCCGACCAGGCCGAGCTCATCGGATGGCTGCGGACCGCGCCGCACGCTCCTTCGACCTGCTACGTCGTTCACGGCGAGCCGGCCGCCGCCACCGCCCTGCGTGATGAGATTCGACACCAGCTCGGCTGGAACGCGGTCGTGCCCAGGCACCTCGAAGCGGTGCGTATCGATTGA
- the mscL gene encoding large-conductance mechanosensitive channel protein MscL, translated as MSIMSEFKQFAMRGNVIDLAVGFVVGGAFGKIVSSLTADLIMPPIGLLLGKVDFSGLFINLSGKHYDTLAQAKAAGAATLNYGAFINTVIDFLIIAFAVFLLVKWVNHLTGADKAAPTTKECPFCKNVIPLAATRCGHCTSEMQAA; from the coding sequence ATGTCGATAATGTCTGAATTCAAGCAGTTCGCGATGCGCGGCAACGTGATCGATCTGGCCGTCGGCTTCGTCGTGGGCGGCGCCTTCGGCAAGATCGTGAGCTCGCTCACCGCGGATCTCATCATGCCGCCGATTGGACTGCTGCTCGGCAAGGTCGATTTCTCGGGATTGTTCATCAACCTGTCGGGCAAGCATTACGACACTCTCGCGCAGGCCAAGGCGGCGGGCGCGGCCACGCTCAACTACGGCGCGTTCATCAACACCGTGATCGATTTCCTGATCATCGCCTTCGCCGTGTTCCTGCTCGTGAAGTGGGTCAACCATCTGACCGGCGCTGACAAGGCCGCACCGACCACCAAGGAATGCCCGTTCTGCAAGAATGTGATTCCGCTCGCCGCCACCCGATGCGGGCACTGCACGTCGGAGATGCAAGCCGCGTAA
- a CDS encoding class I SAM-dependent methyltransferase: MDTFGPSTYGDKVADVYDSLTFRVTQFTDACVEFLAGHAGRRRVLELGIGTGRIALPLAARGLKVHGIDASEKMVARLREKPGGADIPVEIGDFADVKVGGKFSLIYVAFNPFFALLTQDRQVRCMERVARHLSDDGVFVLEGFVPDLTRFDRGQRVGALELSTDDVRFEISTHDAARQHTRSVHVALSEQGVKLYPIEIRYAWPAELDLMARLAGMRLRARYGGWNREPFDASSQFHVSLYELVPKPSPPQPAKRRSSKRAARRRA; encoded by the coding sequence ATGGACACCTTCGGACCATCCACTTACGGCGACAAAGTCGCAGACGTTTACGACAGTCTCACATTTCGCGTGACGCAATTTACCGATGCCTGCGTCGAGTTTCTCGCCGGTCACGCAGGCAGGCGGCGCGTGCTCGAATTGGGCATCGGGACGGGCAGAATCGCGCTGCCGCTCGCGGCGCGGGGGTTGAAGGTCCATGGTATAGACGCGTCAGAGAAGATGGTCGCGCGCCTGCGCGAAAAACCCGGCGGCGCTGACATCCCGGTTGAGATTGGCGATTTCGCCGATGTCAAAGTCGGCGGCAAATTCTCCCTCATTTATGTCGCGTTCAACCCTTTCTTCGCACTGCTCACACAAGATCGGCAGGTGCGATGCATGGAAAGGGTGGCGCGTCATCTTAGCGACGATGGCGTTTTCGTCCTCGAAGGCTTCGTGCCCGACCTCACGCGCTTTGATCGCGGGCAGCGCGTTGGCGCTCTCGAACTGTCAACCGATGACGTACGATTCGAGATTTCGACGCACGATGCCGCGCGGCAACACACGCGCTCGGTGCACGTGGCGTTGAGCGAACAGGGGGTGAAGCTTTATCCGATCGAAATTCGCTACGCCTGGCCCGCCGAGCTGGATTTAATGGCACGGCTCGCCGGGATGCGGCTGCGCGCGCGCTATGGCGGATGGAATCGCGAGCCGTTCGATGCGTCGTCGCAGTTCCATGTATCGCTCTACGAGCTTGTTCCGAAGCCTTCACCGCCCCAACCCGCGAAGAGGCGTTCATCGAAACGAGCTGCGCGGCGGCGCGCTTGA
- a CDS encoding alkaline phosphatase family protein gives MRAKKLLACATSALAGITFTTAPLLAGPIVLGGGSGPATATPIKHVVVIFGENISFDHYFGTYPAATNPGGEPKFNALPGTPSVNGLTFGLVTENPNFTNTANNVTSGGITSEAANPFRLDRSQAATSDQDHDYGPEQMAFDNGLMDLFPLSVGVPGPPPSSPAQATTKALTMGYYDGNTVTALWNYAQNFALNDNSYGSTFGPSTPGALNLASGQTNGAFDDTNPSGALIGDGNGGLTDISDADPAGDMCSTTSGETFKMGGQNIGDLLTAANVSWGFFEGGFNLSLTNPNGTTGCKRTTKSAITGSTKADYIPHHQPFQYYATTANPNHTRPTSTAMIGRNGDAANHQYDINDFYTAVSAGNFPAVSFLKAPGFQDAHAGYSDPIDEQTFVVNVLNFLQQRPEWSSTLVIINYDDSDGWYDHQMSPIINQSTTEADALTGPGACGKGTNSALPGVSASTLHAQGRCGYGPRLPYMVISPFAKQNFVDHTLTDQSSTIRFIEDNWLKGERLGGGSFDAIAGPITNMLNFSKSSLFPVFLDPNTGQRVLFAPKVTF, from the coding sequence ATGCGAGCAAAAAAGCTGCTCGCGTGCGCCACCAGTGCGCTCGCGGGGATAACGTTCACAACTGCGCCGCTGCTTGCCGGCCCTATCGTGTTGGGCGGCGGATCAGGACCAGCCACGGCGACGCCGATCAAACACGTGGTGGTGATTTTCGGCGAGAACATTTCATTCGATCACTATTTCGGGACCTACCCTGCTGCCACCAACCCCGGTGGCGAGCCCAAATTCAACGCGCTGCCGGGCACGCCGAGCGTCAATGGTCTGACGTTCGGCTTGGTCACCGAAAATCCGAACTTCACCAACACCGCCAACAATGTCACGTCGGGTGGCATCACCAGCGAGGCGGCCAATCCGTTCCGTCTCGATCGCTCGCAGGCTGCGACATCGGATCAGGACCACGACTATGGCCCTGAGCAGATGGCCTTTGACAATGGACTGATGGACCTCTTTCCGCTGTCGGTTGGCGTTCCTGGACCCCCGCCGAGCAGTCCGGCGCAGGCCACCACCAAAGCGCTCACGATGGGCTACTACGACGGTAATACGGTTACCGCTTTGTGGAACTACGCTCAGAACTTTGCGCTGAATGACAACTCTTATGGTTCGACCTTTGGGCCCTCAACGCCGGGGGCGCTCAACCTGGCTTCGGGGCAGACCAACGGCGCCTTCGATGACACTAATCCGAGCGGCGCATTAATCGGGGACGGCAACGGTGGACTTACCGACATCAGCGACGCGGACCCGGCCGGGGATATGTGCTCGACCACGAGCGGCGAAACCTTCAAGATGGGCGGGCAGAATATCGGCGACCTTCTGACCGCTGCCAACGTAAGCTGGGGGTTCTTCGAAGGCGGCTTCAACCTTAGCCTGACAAACCCCAACGGCACGACCGGATGCAAGCGCACCACGAAATCGGCCATCACAGGATCCACCAAGGCCGACTACATCCCACATCATCAGCCGTTCCAGTACTACGCGACGACGGCGAACCCCAATCACACGCGTCCGACTTCGACCGCGATGATCGGCCGTAATGGTGATGCTGCAAATCATCAATACGACATCAACGATTTCTATACGGCGGTCTCGGCCGGCAACTTTCCCGCGGTCAGCTTTCTCAAGGCTCCCGGGTTTCAGGATGCTCACGCGGGCTATTCCGATCCGATCGATGAACAGACCTTCGTCGTCAACGTGCTGAACTTCCTCCAGCAAAGACCAGAGTGGAGTTCGACCCTGGTAATCATCAATTACGACGATTCGGACGGTTGGTACGACCATCAGATGAGCCCGATCATCAACCAGTCGACGACCGAAGCTGATGCGCTGACTGGTCCGGGCGCCTGCGGCAAGGGCACCAACAGCGCGCTGCCGGGTGTGAGTGCGAGCACGCTCCATGCGCAGGGCCGTTGCGGCTACGGACCGCGTCTGCCGTACATGGTGATCTCGCCCTTTGCCAAGCAGAATTTCGTCGATCACACGCTGACCGATCAGAGCTCGACGATTCGCTTCATCGAGGACAACTGGCTCAAGGGCGAGCGTCTTGGCGGCGGTTCGTTCGACGCGATTGCGGGGCCGATTACCAACATGCTGAACTTCAGCAAGAGCTCGCTGTTTCCGGTTTTCCTTGATCCCAACACGGGCCAGCGGGTACTTTTCGCGCCTAAGGTTACGTTCTAA
- a CDS encoding aminotransferase class III-fold pyridoxal phosphate-dependent enzyme → MSTIEERFRAATARSAALAARAERVMPGGDTRTTTFHRPYPLTMLRGEGPFLWDADGNRYVDLIGNYTSLVHGNAYPPIVEAVTKTVRGGTAWPARSEAAIELAELLCSRVESIERVRFCNSGSEAGMLAAQLARRLTGRKLIVMARYGYHGSYDDLELGLAGHDGEETLLGEFGDASSFERVLDERGKEIAAVFLEPVMGSAGVVTPPPGFLERVANATRKAGALFVIDEVITLRLDEGGAQKMLGVRPDITMMGKIIGGGFPVGAIGGSAEIMKAFDPSQRGAMFHSGTFNGNPVTCAAGAVSVRELTQARIDKMDAQAKRLAAELARIARDLELAFSVRQCGSLTNIFFTREPPPATIAREDSRAIANFHLAALNHGLFFAARGLIALSTVISDELLSEICERAADAMADLAGVS, encoded by the coding sequence ATGAGCACGATCGAGGAACGATTTCGCGCCGCCACCGCCAGGTCCGCGGCGCTCGCGGCACGCGCCGAGCGTGTGATGCCGGGCGGCGACACTCGCACGACGACGTTTCATCGGCCCTACCCGCTCACGATGCTGCGCGGCGAAGGTCCGTTCCTGTGGGACGCCGACGGCAATCGCTACGTCGATCTGATCGGCAACTACACGAGTCTCGTGCACGGCAACGCGTATCCGCCGATCGTCGAGGCGGTCACGAAGACGGTGCGCGGCGGAACGGCGTGGCCGGCGCGATCGGAAGCCGCGATTGAGCTCGCCGAGCTTCTGTGCTCGCGCGTCGAGTCGATCGAGCGCGTGCGGTTTTGCAATTCTGGCTCCGAGGCTGGGATGCTCGCAGCACAGCTCGCGCGCCGGCTCACTGGCCGGAAGCTCATCGTGATGGCGCGCTACGGCTACCACGGCTCTTACGACGACCTCGAGTTGGGACTGGCAGGCCATGACGGCGAGGAGACGCTGCTCGGCGAGTTTGGCGACGCATCGTCATTTGAGCGCGTGCTCGATGAGCGCGGCAAAGAGATTGCCGCGGTCTTCCTCGAGCCGGTGATGGGATCGGCGGGCGTGGTGACACCGCCGCCTGGATTCCTCGAGCGCGTTGCGAATGCGACGCGAAAAGCGGGCGCGCTATTCGTGATCGACGAAGTGATCACGCTCAGGCTCGATGAAGGCGGGGCGCAGAAGATGCTCGGCGTGCGCCCCGACATCACGATGATGGGCAAGATCATCGGCGGCGGATTTCCGGTCGGTGCGATCGGCGGCAGCGCGGAGATCATGAAGGCGTTCGACCCGAGCCAGCGGGGCGCAATGTTCCATTCCGGTACCTTCAACGGAAATCCGGTGACATGCGCCGCGGGTGCGGTATCCGTGCGCGAACTGACGCAGGCGCGAATCGACAAAATGGACGCGCAGGCGAAGCGGCTGGCGGCCGAGCTCGCTCGCATCGCGCGCGATCTGGAACTGGCGTTTTCGGTGCGCCAGTGCGGGTCGCTGACGAATATCTTCTTCACGCGCGAGCCGCCGCCCGCCACGATCGCGCGCGAGGATAGCCGCGCGATCGCGAACTTTCACCTGGCGGCGCTCAATCACGGATTGTTCTTTGCCGCACGCGGCTTGATTGCGCTCTCGACCGTGATCAGCGACGAGCTGCTCAGCGAGATTTGCGAGCGCGCCGCCGATGCGATGGCCGACCTCGCAGGCGTGAGCTGA
- a CDS encoding thymidine phosphorylase family protein, with product MFRVKHLPLDTLREHVIVIHRQAVQAGNLGFNPLDRAYVFGADPQSGATHEVTGVINFCGDELVKANEIGLSEEAFRDLGLAEGALVQATLAVSPRSVDLVRNKLRGARLDRAAYDAILADVVRRRYSRVELSMFVLACAMRPMEPAELVDYTRAMIGTGTRIDFGPGPIADKHCVGGIPGNRTTMVVVPILAAHGLRTPKTSSRAITSPAGTADTMATLAEVALPPARLKQVVSQTGGCIAWGGALELAPADDILITVERPMEIDSETQMVASILAKKKTVGATHVLIDIPVGETAKVRSHADAERLASLFRVVGSEIDLHVEVVITEARGPVGRGIGPRLEVLDVLSVLRREQGAPGDLREKSLYLAARLLEITGAVAPAAGYRTAERILDSGAALDKFNEIVRVQGAREFPPEAAFKRAIGASFDGRIREIDCWEIARVAKRAGAPANVAAGVRLLKQIGDVTARGEPMFEIHAESEAQLAFAQAYAESHPDIFRYGF from the coding sequence ATGTTCCGCGTGAAACATCTGCCGCTCGATACGCTCCGCGAGCACGTGATCGTCATCCATCGTCAGGCGGTGCAGGCCGGCAATCTCGGCTTCAATCCTCTGGACCGCGCCTACGTGTTCGGAGCCGATCCGCAGAGCGGCGCTACACACGAAGTTACCGGCGTGATCAATTTCTGCGGCGACGAGCTCGTCAAGGCCAACGAGATTGGCCTCTCCGAGGAGGCGTTTCGCGATCTTGGTCTCGCCGAAGGCGCTCTCGTTCAGGCGACTCTCGCGGTGTCGCCGCGCAGCGTCGATCTGGTGCGCAACAAGCTGCGCGGCGCGCGCCTCGATCGTGCCGCGTATGACGCGATCCTGGCCGACGTGGTGCGGCGCCGATACTCGCGCGTCGAGCTTTCGATGTTCGTGCTGGCGTGCGCGATGAGGCCGATGGAGCCGGCGGAGCTGGTGGACTACACCCGCGCGATGATCGGCACGGGCACGCGTATCGACTTCGGTCCCGGCCCGATCGCGGATAAGCACTGCGTCGGTGGTATCCCCGGCAATCGCACGACGATGGTCGTCGTTCCAATCCTTGCCGCGCACGGCCTGCGCACGCCCAAGACTTCGTCGCGCGCGATCACGAGTCCGGCAGGAACCGCGGACACGATGGCGACGCTGGCCGAGGTCGCATTGCCGCCGGCGCGCCTCAAGCAAGTCGTCAGCCAGACCGGCGGCTGCATTGCATGGGGCGGCGCCCTCGAACTCGCGCCCGCCGATGACATCCTGATTACAGTCGAACGCCCGATGGAGATCGACAGCGAGACGCAGATGGTCGCCTCGATCCTCGCGAAGAAGAAAACCGTCGGCGCTACTCACGTTCTGATCGACATTCCGGTCGGCGAGACCGCCAAGGTGCGGTCACATGCCGATGCCGAACGGCTCGCAAGCCTGTTCCGTGTCGTTGGCTCCGAGATCGATTTGCATGTCGAAGTCGTGATCACCGAGGCGCGCGGCCCGGTGGGACGCGGCATCGGTCCGCGGCTGGAAGTGCTCGACGTTCTGTCTGTGCTGCGGCGCGAGCAGGGAGCGCCAGGCGATCTGCGCGAGAAGTCGCTCTACCTGGCGGCTCGCCTGCTCGAGATCACGGGCGCCGTGGCCCCCGCAGCCGGGTATCGCACCGCGGAGCGGATTCTCGATTCGGGCGCGGCGCTCGACAAGTTCAACGAGATCGTCCGCGTACAGGGCGCGCGCGAGTTTCCGCCCGAGGCCGCGTTCAAGCGCGCGATCGGCGCATCGTTCGACGGGCGTATCCGCGAGATCGATTGCTGGGAGATCGCGCGCGTCGCCAAACGCGCCGGCGCTCCCGCCAACGTGGCGGCCGGCGTCAGACTCCTCAAGCAGATCGGAGACGTGACTGCGCGCGGCGAGCCGATGTTCGAGATCCACGCCGAAAGCGAGGCGCAGCTTGCGTTTGCGCAGGCCTACGCCGAATCGCATCCCGACATTTTCCGCTACGGATTCTAA
- a CDS encoding multicopper oxidase — translation MRLNRREFLKKTGILTAAAALHTVAQDQVRVRPAFNGASLKPFVDALPLPPVAHRTGTRPDPDPDSHREVPFYRVSMREFDMQLHRDLPPTRMWGYNSSFPGPTIEARTGSPLIVEWSNDLPRRHFLPIDYHLHGAERDQPEVRAVVHVHGAKVRAHNDGYPEDWYESGKSAVYHYPNQQDAAVLWYHDHAMGINRLNIFAGLAGAYIIRDDFEDSLHLPRGEYEIPLVICDRMLDTKGQLYYPDSLKPGAPWIADFSGDILLVNGKVRPYLDVEPRKYRFRFLNVANSRFFNLALSNKEPLIQIGSDQGLLAAPVQLPKLLIAPAERADLVIDFAKYRGQEIFLFDSNQPLMQFRVKSGAPDSTPLPGALRPVPRTEESLARKNRMLSLDEWSDRFGDSMIMLLNGSRWHDPITEKPLLNSVEIWNLINTTDDPHPIHLHLVRFQVLDRRRFDKFQYQLKNTLRFMGDPMPPAPNEAGWKDTVRAESGAVTRIIVRFEGYAGRYVWHCHNLEHEDNEMMRPYEVVATAAESDRVAAAAPAAIPICYKGNLLR, via the coding sequence GTGAGACTGAATCGACGCGAATTCCTGAAGAAAACCGGAATACTCACTGCGGCTGCAGCGCTGCATACGGTAGCGCAAGACCAGGTTCGCGTCCGGCCAGCATTCAATGGCGCGTCGCTCAAACCGTTTGTCGACGCGCTGCCGCTGCCTCCCGTCGCGCACCGCACTGGCACTCGTCCCGATCCCGATCCCGATTCGCATCGCGAGGTACCATTCTACCGCGTCTCGATGCGTGAGTTCGATATGCAATTGCATCGCGATCTCCCGCCCACCCGGATGTGGGGCTACAATTCAAGCTTCCCCGGGCCCACGATCGAGGCTCGAACCGGATCTCCGCTGATCGTGGAATGGTCAAACGACCTGCCGCGCAGGCATTTCCTACCGATTGACTATCATCTCCACGGCGCCGAACGAGACCAGCCTGAAGTGCGGGCCGTAGTTCACGTCCACGGTGCGAAGGTGCGCGCGCATAACGATGGCTATCCGGAAGACTGGTACGAATCGGGCAAATCCGCCGTCTATCATTATCCGAATCAGCAGGACGCGGCGGTCCTCTGGTACCATGACCATGCGATGGGCATCAATCGGCTGAATATATTCGCGGGATTAGCCGGTGCATATATTATACGCGACGACTTTGAGGACTCATTGCATTTGCCGCGGGGGGAATATGAAATCCCATTAGTCATTTGCGATCGGATGCTCGACACCAAGGGACAATTATATTATCCGGATTCACTAAAGCCCGGGGCGCCGTGGATTGCGGATTTTTCCGGCGACATATTACTAGTCAACGGCAAGGTTCGGCCTTATCTCGACGTCGAGCCGCGAAAGTATCGATTTCGGTTCTTGAATGTCGCGAACTCGCGCTTTTTCAATCTGGCGCTTTCAAACAAGGAGCCGCTGATTCAGATCGGCAGCGACCAGGGATTGCTGGCGGCCCCGGTGCAGCTACCTAAGCTCCTGATTGCGCCCGCGGAGCGCGCCGATCTTGTGATCGACTTCGCCAAGTATCGCGGCCAGGAGATTTTCCTCTTCGACTCGAACCAACCGCTGATGCAGTTCCGCGTGAAGAGCGGCGCGCCCGATTCGACTCCGCTGCCCGGCGCGCTGCGCCCGGTACCCAGGACGGAAGAATCGCTCGCCAGGAAAAATCGAATGCTCTCGCTCGACGAATGGAGCGACCGTTTCGGCGATTCGATGATCATGCTTCTCAATGGATCGCGCTGGCATGATCCGATCACCGAAAAACCGCTGCTCAATTCGGTGGAAATCTGGAACCTGATCAACACCACTGACGATCCGCATCCGATTCATCTGCACCTGGTGCGATTCCAGGTGCTCGACCGCCGCCGCTTCGACAAATTTCAATATCAGTTGAAGAATACGCTGCGCTTCATGGGCGATCCGATGCCGCCTGCCCCCAATGAGGCCGGCTGGAAGGACACTGTGCGCGCCGAATCCGGTGCGGTAACGCGGATCATCGTGCGCTTCGAGGGCTACGCGGGCCGCTACGTGTGGCACTGCCACAACCTCGAGCATGAAGATAACGAGATGATGCGGCCGTACGAAGTCGTCGCGACTGCCGCGGAATCCGATCGAGTCGCCGCGGCAGCGCCCGCCGCGATTCCGATTTGCTACAAGGGCAATCTGCTGCGCTGA
- a CDS encoding VOC family protein, whose translation MAVDLTAIDHIYLSVSNFERSERFYDAVMQALGFRKSTAPIASEPHCHYCNRDFQITIRPAHMIDRNHEPYAPGLHHLCMRAADDAAVDEAARALSLIGIAIDGPRHCPEYAPDYYAVFFNDPDGIRLEVMNHLERRRVIRARWDELEGFVDPLGRLLRKKP comes from the coding sequence ATGGCTGTGGATCTGACGGCGATCGATCACATCTATCTGTCAGTCTCGAATTTTGAGCGCTCGGAAAGATTCTACGACGCTGTGATGCAAGCGCTTGGTTTTCGCAAGAGCACGGCGCCGATCGCAAGCGAGCCGCACTGTCATTATTGCAACCGCGATTTTCAGATCACGATTCGACCGGCGCATATGATCGATCGCAATCATGAGCCATACGCGCCCGGGCTTCATCATCTTTGTATGCGCGCGGCGGATGACGCCGCGGTCGATGAAGCCGCGCGCGCTCTCAGTTTAATCGGAATCGCGATCGACGGGCCTCGCCACTGCCCCGAGTACGCGCCCGACTACTACGCGGTGTTCTTCAACGATCCGGATGGAATCCGCCTCGAGGTCATGAATCATTTGGAACGGCGGCGCGTGATCCGCGCGCGCTGGGACGAACTCGAGGGTTTCGTCGATCCGCTCGGCCGCTTGTTGCGCAAGAAACCTTAG